A single Kryptolebias marmoratus isolate JLee-2015 linkage group LG16, ASM164957v2, whole genome shotgun sequence DNA region contains:
- the si:ch211-107n13.1 gene encoding protein FAM110C: MKPLSPIGSPSPLRLLNKGPDYLRRQIDGGSHGRSISAVERLEADKAKYVKSQQVINTKQEPVLVPCATPPPQPRRAISVPGSLTPHLPLRRSSNTPFSTLSGSFTSKDENENDDARKENRQTSIDVEAHNRSNVNNVMTPSPRTPRVNGLVAPHSAPVLRRSTGKRVLRPDSLVIYRQKKECKNPNSATMGENNNMEVKGYSFVRRLFQGSMREKGSVGESRIHKMVIGEEKAPSRDGDSRMSWTNDKEATDGGPVSRRSSKTDQERSPESTQSPGFSCAVEHTNNGFTNGTRDRVNTGVTSVKNNDDPWKRASPPHVRRRFGELQRSKSDLQLRSSVALSEQEHFFDFCGLDIDMIERLGRDNFLSGASSIDTLSLALRSVGGDGCGGSEPSEFSRHSGDGLFQDELAEQLPTGVSIIERNARVIKWLYGCKNAAQEGPKESTV, translated from the coding sequence ATGAAACCACTGTCACCGATTGGGTCCCCCTCTCCTTTGAGGCTCCTTAACAAGGGTCCGGACTACCTGCGCAGGCAGATCGATGGAGGAAGTCACGGCCGCTCCATCAGCGCTGTGGAGAGGCTTGAGGCTGATAAAGCCAAATATGTGAAGAGTCAACAGGTGATCAACACCAAGCAAGAACCTGTGCTGGTGCCCTGCGCCACGCCGCCACCGCAGCCACGGCGAGCCATTTCTGTCCCCGGTAGCCTGACTCCTCACCTTCCACTGCGGCGTTCATCCAACACCCCCTTCTCTACGCTCTCCGGCTCCTTCACCTCAAAGGAcgaaaatgaaaatgatgacGCAAGAAAGGAGAACAGGCAGACCTCCATTGATGTTGAGGCTCATAACAGGAGCAATGTGAACAATGTGATGACTCCCAGCCCCAGGACACCCCGGGTTAACGGCCTGGTAGCGCCCCACAGTGCCCCTGTTCTCAGAAGGAGCACAGGCAAGCGCGTGCTGAGGCCGGACTCTCTTGTCATCTACCGACAAAAGAAAGAGTGCAAAAACCCCAACAGTGCTACCAtgggagaaaacaacaacatggagGTAAAGGGCTACAGTTTTGTCCGCCGGCTCTTCCAGGGATCCATGAGGGAGAAGGGAAGTGTAGGTGAGAGCCGAATCCATAAGATGGTGATTGGTGAAGAGAAAGCACCGTCGCGGGATGGAGACTCGCGAATGTCTTGGACCAATGACAAAGAGGCAACAGATGGGGGACCAGTGAGCAGGAGGTCTAGTAAAACTGATCAAGAACGAAGCCCAGAGTCGACCCAAAGTCCAGGTTTCAGCTGCGCTGTTGAACACACAAACAACGGGTTTACAAATGGCACCAGAGACAGAGTGAACACTGGTGTCACCAGTGTCAAGAACAATGATGACCCGTGGAAGCGAGCGTCCCCACCACACGTGAGAAGGAGGTTTGGGGAGTTGCAGCGCTCTAAGTCAGACTTACAGCTGCGCTCCTCAGTAGCTTTATCAGAGCAGGAGCATTTCTTTGACTTCTGTGGGCTGGACATAGACATGATAGAACGCCTGGGTCGGGACAATTTCCTCTCTGGTGCCAGTTCTATCGACACGCTCTCCTTGGCCCTCCGCAGCGTGGGTGGAGACGGCTGTGGCGGGTCGGAGCCCAGCGAGTTCTCCCGTCACTCGGGAGATGGACTGTTTCAGGATGAACTGGCCGAGCAGCTTCCCACCGGCGTGTCGATCATAGAGAGAAACGCTCGTGTCATCAAGTGGCTGTATGGGTGTAAAAATGCTGCTCAGGAAGGACCAAAAGAATCAACAGTTTAG